Genomic DNA from Bacteroides zhangwenhongii:
ATATCAATCCCGACTTAAAAATGGGGGACTTGGCTTCTGCATTGGATACTTCTTCACATTCATTATCGTATCTTTTGAACCAGTATCTTAATCAGTCTTACTATGACTTCATCAATGAATACCGTGTTACCCAATTCAAAAAGATGGTAGCGGATAGCCAATATTCCCGCTATACATTGACTGCCTTGGCAGAACTTTGTGGTTTTAGTTCACGTGCTTCTTTCTTCCGTTCATTTAAAAAGAGTACGGGAGTTACTCCGAATGAATACATCCGTAGTATCGGAGGTATTGCCAAGGAAGAATAAGTACTTCTTTCATTGGTTTCATGTACATCATTCACATCTATCTAGTACTTGATTCACTCAAATGTTATACAAGTTTGTCATCTCTCTTATACTGGTTTTGTTCCACTCTTGTACTTATCCGGATTTTAACCGCTATTTGTCCGTATTTAGTACTGTGAAAAGACGTGCTTTCTACTGCCATTACTGACAACTGCCACTTTATGCTTACTGGTCAGTGATTTTATCCGTTTGTGTTTCTGCTATTTGTTGATAATCAATTAAATATCTCTTATTTGTAGAATGGGTAGATACCACCGATTATTCCATTGTTTTATTTTTGTCAGTAGCCTTTTTCTCTTATTGTGTTTATATAAATTGAATTTGTAATACTGTTTGGAAGTTGGTAGGTATTATGCCACAAAAATATAAAAAAGGTAATAATTAAATACGTTTTGTCTCTTAACACGACTAAAATTCCAAAAGATATAGGGACAAAGGTGTCAGTTGTCAGTTGTGGCAGTTGTTTTTCCTTATGAATGTTTATTATCTTATTGGTATATAGTATATTAGCTGTGTTTCTTCTATGGGGTGACTGGCTGGTATATGTTTCTTTTACTGACATTTCAAATGTCTATTTTAAAATGATGGAGTGGTAGCTATTGTTTACATTGTCTTTGGGGCTGTTTATTAGCTTATTTTCCCTGGCTGTAAAGGTTGGTTGTGGCATTATATTTTGCCAAATAGCTATTGATGATAAAAATGAGTTCTAATGCTTCTTATATGGGGATAATAGAGTCTCATTTTATAAAGTGAGACTCTATTGTTGTAGTAGGTAATTTGTTGATTATTAATGTTATAGTTCTAAATAAGTCTGTTTGGATTCGTTGATATTGATCCGTCCTGTTTTCCGGTTGTTACATCCGAAATCCTCTCTATATTTGCATCGTGATTAAAACCGAAAAAGATAGTATTATGGAGACAATAGCTAACACTTACGACGACATTATCACCCGTTCTTATGAAGAATATTATCAGGTAATTCTTACCTATATTACTTATCGTATCACTCATCGCTACGAAGCTGAGGATCTAACCCAAGATGTATTTGTACGTCTGCTGGACTACAAACAAATGCTCCGTCCCGACACAGTGAAATATTTTCTGTTCACTATTGCCCGGAATATTGTAATCGACTATATCCGTCGTTATTATAAGAAGCAGGAGATAGACAGCTATATCTATGATACTATGTCTACTTCTACCAATGAAACCGAAGAAAAAATTATCGGTGATGATTTAATGACAATGGAACAGACCCGTCTGGCTGCCATGCCCGAACAACGTCGGTTAATTTATACATTAAACCGTTTTGAAAATAAAACTTCTCCGGAAATCGCTAATGAACTGAATCTAAGTTGTAGGACGGTAGAAAACCACCTGTTTCTTGGACGTCGTGAAATGCGCGAGTTCTTCCGAAATTGTATATAATCTTATTCATTAATAAATAACCCTTTGTGCTTATGGAAAAGGAGTCGGAATTTACAAAGAGGCACTTGTATGCCTTACTTTATTTTAGAGAACAAAAATTTAATATTACTTTTAAACCTCAAATTTAATTTTATGAAACGAAGAGGATTAATATTTAATTCACGACCGGGTAAAACTGCAGTGTTTACTTTGGGATTGATGTTGGGGCTGTGTCCTGTTTCTCAGGTATGGGCTGATGCGGATTTAAGTGACAATCAGGTAGTAATGCAGACGCAAAAGAAAGTGAAAGGTCAAGTGATTGATGCGACTGGCGAACCATTGATTGGTGTGAATATTAGCGTTATTGGTGGAACTGAAGGCACGATTACTGATATTGACGGGAATTACACGGTCAGTGTGCCGGCAGGTGCAAAATTGAAGTTTAGCTATATAGGCTATAAAGACCAGCTAGTGGAGGTGGGTACGCAAATTATTGTCAATGTGAAAATGCAGGAAGATAGTGAAGTTCTGGATGAAGTAGTTGTTGTGGGATATGGTTCACAGAAGAAAGAGACATTAACTGGTGCGGTGACAGTCGTTTCCGATAAAATGCTGGAAAATAAAGGTGCTATGTCGAGTCCTGTACAGGCATTGCAAGGGCAAGTACCGGGAGTTATTATTACCCGTTCCTCCGGTGCTCCGGGTGATGAAAGCTGGGGAATGAAACTGCGTGGTGCTGTATCGGCCAATTCCACAGACCCGTTAATCATTATTGATGGAGTAGAATACGAAAGTGTGAATGAACTTCGTTTGCTTAACTCTGCCGATATTGAATCCATCAACTTTTTAAAAGATGCTTCAGCGG
This window encodes:
- a CDS encoding RNA polymerase sigma-70 factor translates to METIANTYDDIITRSYEEYYQVILTYITYRITHRYEAEDLTQDVFVRLLDYKQMLRPDTVKYFLFTIARNIVIDYIRRYYKKQEIDSYIYDTMSTSTNETEEKIIGDDLMTMEQTRLAAMPEQRRLIYTLNRFENKTSPEIANELNLSCRTVENHLFLGRREMREFFRNCI